Proteins from a single region of Strix aluco isolate bStrAlu1 chromosome 5, bStrAlu1.hap1, whole genome shotgun sequence:
- the LRTM2 gene encoding leucine-rich repeat and transmembrane domain-containing protein 2, producing MLPTTAGHRWRSRFLMRWQEACLLGCWLSLCAAESFFACPSSCKCNSGNLEVDCSGLGLSSIPSDIPTNTRTFLFLNNKLSILPGAVFSNLSALQRLDLSNNFLDQLPQNIFSDLGNLTELQLRNNSIRALDKDLLQHTALLRQLDLSINGLAQIPSGIFDDLPALRSLSLRSNRLQSLDRVTFEPLTSLQQLQVGDNPWECDCNLRDFKHWMEWFSYRGGKIDQLACTLPKELKGKDMRMVPMEMFNYCSQLDDENSSTVLDNTGPPCTKGSPTPSKSKSGPETEVEPSVGCPQKQRYRPVSVRRAIGTVIIAGVVCGIVCIMMVVAAAYGCIYASLMAKYHRELKKRQPLMGDTEGEHEEQKQISSVA from the exons ATGCTGCCTACAACTGCTGGTCACCGATGGAGGAGCAGGTTCCTCATGAGGTGGCAAGAGGCTTGTC TGCTTGGCTGTTGGCTGTCGCTATGTGCTGCCGAGTCCTTCTTTGCTTGTCCTTCCTCCTGCAAGTGTAACAGTGGCAACCTGGAAGTGGACTGTAGTGGCTTGGGCCTCTCTTCCATCCCCTCAGACATTCCCACAAACACCAGGACCTTCCTCTTTCTCAACAACAAGCTCAGCATCTTGCCGGGAGCAGTGTTTTCCAACCTCTCTGCCCTACAGAGGCTGGATCTATCCAACAACTTCTTGGACCAGCTCCCTCAGAATATCTTCAGTGACCTGGGGAACCTCACGGAGCTCCAGCTGAGGAACAACAGCATCCGGGCCTTGGACAAGGACCTGCTACAACACACGGCCCTGCTGCGCCAGCTGGATCTCTCCATCAACGGCCTGGCCCAGATACCCTCGGGCATCTTTGACGACCTGCCTGCTCTTCGCTCCCTCTCTCTCAGGTCCAATCGCCTGCAGAGCCTGGACAGGGTGACCTTTGAACCACTAACTAGCCTGCAGCAACTCCAAGTTGGGGATAATCCCTGGGAATGCGACTGCAACCTCCGAGACTTCAAGCACTGGATGGAGTGGTTCTCCTACAGAG GTGGGAAAATCGACCAGCTGGCATGCACCCTGCCCAAGGAGCTGAAAGGGAAGGATATGCGAATGGTGCCCATGGAAATGTTTAACTACTGCTCCCAGCTGGATGATGAGAACAGCTCTACAGTGCTGGACAATACTGGCCCACCCTGCACTAAAGGAAGCCCAACTCCTTCCAAATCAAAATCGGGCCCAGAAACAGAAGTGGAGCCCAGTGTGGGATGCCCTCAGAAACAGCGATACAGGCCTGTGAGCGTGCGCAGGGCTATTGGCACTGTGATCATTGCAGGGGTGGTTTGCGGCATTGTTTGCATCATGatggtggtggcagctgcttATGGGTGCATCTATGCCTCCCTCATGGCCAAGTACCACCGGGAGCTGAAGAAGAGGCAGCCACTCATGGGTGACACAGAAGGTGAACATGAAGAGCAAAAACAAATCTCTTCTGTGGCATGA